AGCACTAACTTCTCTGGTATTGTCTTCTTGTGTTTTTCTTTTCCCATGCAACAGGTTCTGGTCACAGGATGGCTACATCTTGTTGGAGATGTACTCGGATTGCTAAAGAGATGATAGTTCTTTACCAAACTGAAAAAGGGCTCCTTAAAGAGTAATCTTACAGAGATCCAATTGTTTCTATATCACTTTTTCATGGTTACCAATTGACTTTTTAGGCAATTTATCTTATTAACATAAGAAGCCTCATCTAAGCTTTGTATTACTCTGTTACACAATTTTATATATCCTCTTATGTAGTCTCTAACGTTGCATATCGACCATGAGTTAAACTGTTGATAATAACTGGACATAATGATGAACATATGAAATATTTAGTACTAAAACAGAATGCTTCATATAACCTCAAGATGTTGTCGACGGTAGGTATGGGTGTTCGGGTTCAGATCAAGTATTTTGAATTTTTGAGTATTTCAGTACTTTTAAATATCCAAATGGGTTCGGATATTTTTGGTTCTCGTCTGATTATTTCAGGTCAGATTCGGATATTTTAAATTTTGAAAAAAAATTCAAATTATTCATTACTGAAGTTTCTTATACTTTAAATTTTACAATTAACTTGACATAAATTTTTAATAAGTTGAACGATTAATAGGTATAGAAACAAAAATTTGGAAATAGAAAAACACTAATGTACTTATTGTTTTGAAAATTTGAATGCAATTTTTGTTAATACACGAAACAAAAAGTTTGATATGCATATTAAGTGAATAGTAAATCATTTTCTCTGCAATTATATGGATATTATATGATTCTCAGTCACATACAACAATATAAATATTTTGAATAAATTGAGTAAAGTAAAATAGAAATATAGGATTAAGCATACATATACATATGTTTGGTTATCTTAAGATATTCGTTTATTAATTATTACCCGTTTGAGTTTGAATATCTGATCTATCCTAACTCAATATCCATTCATGTATATTTCTATGTCGTTTTAAATTTCGTTTAAGGTTTTTTGGGTTGTATTTGGCTTCTGATTCGAATATCAGATAAAATTTGCAGCCCTAGACGGTAGCAAAGATCTCATTATTTTCCACCAGATACTTTTCAACTACATCTTTCTCATCAACGATCTCACCTTCATTCAAATTAATGACTATCTGTCTATCTCTATACATGTGAATAAATATTTACAAAAAAAAAAACTAAATTGTAATAGCTATTAATATATATTATTGTTTAGTTAAGTTTTATAATTTATATTATTTTAATTAAGCATGCATATTATTTATGAGTTATTGAGTTGTGATATTTTATTTTTTTAGAATATTCAACTTTTCTATGATATTTGTTTCTAAAATTCTTGTTGATTTTAATCTCGTGTAGTTAGTTTCTTATTGTTTGTATAGTTATTTTAATTATAATTCAACTTTGTTTGTTTTGGTTTATTATTGGGGTTTGTGAGTTTTTGAAAATAGAAAAGTCACTTATAAAATTTATATAAAAAAAGTTCCAAAATTGAAAAATATTGTTTAAGTTCAGTTTAGAATTGCATTATTTAAAATATATTTTTACATTAAAAATTACATGAACGTAAATTCAATTAAAGCTACTTAATGTTTTGAAAAAAATTCTTATAAATAATATATCTGGTTTTTTTTTGTGAAACCAACATTGAATAGAAATTGTATGTGCAGCATTCTAAACCGGTCAACATTATAACTATTTAAAACTTTAGTTGACTCTATCTATCTTATTAAAGTAAAAATACTTTTAGAAAATGTTTGGAAACATAGATAGAAGTAAAAAAAAATATTGTTTGGAAACATAGATAGCAATATATTAAAAAAAAAGCAATGAGATTAGATTATTAAGAAAAATTAGAAATCCATTATAGAAACTATATATCTGGGCCAGCCTTAAAATATACGAAAATATAAAAACATGTTTTGTCTAAAATAATCATAAAACAAAGTTTAAACCTTATATACATATTTCTAATAAAAATATTAATTTAAAATTAATTTATATGAAAATAAAGTTAATAAAAATAACATTTAAAAGAACATCTTCGTAAAAAGACCTAAACCTATTATTATTTTTTTAATATATTTCATGTTTTCAAACAATATCTTTTTTTACTGCTATCAATATTATAACACTCTCTACTTATAACAAATATATTTATATAAAAAATAGAGTAAACATCCGTGTGGGTGCACGGATCAAAATGTAGTTCCATGCGACAACTCTCGCCTCGATAAAATATGTAGCCACTAGCCAAGTAAGTTATTTGAAGTCCTTTTCCTTATATAGTCACTTTATGTCATTATGATCTTTCATCTATTCAGAGAGGAATAGATTTCTATAACAAAAACGATAGTGTGTTTCTTAACAGAGAAAACATGATCTTTCGTGAATAAAGTAGGAATTTTTCAGATATTGAAATATTTTGTGTTGATAGTTCAAACGTAAAAAAATTATTTTTTTTAATTTAGATAGAGATATGAACCGTTCATAATAACTAGACAAAATGATGTTCAACATATGACGAAATGTGGAATTGTCTAGGTATAGATTTATCAATGTCAACTAAACCATTGTGTTATTTAGCGTTAAACTAAGTTTAATTAGGTGATGATTGTTTTATTGGTTTTTAGATTTTGGTTTTGGTTTTTGGTTTTTAGTTTTTGGTTTTTAGCTTTTGGTTTTTAGTTTTTGGTTTTTGATTTTGCAGTAGATTTTAGTTTTTTGAAAAACTTGAATGGTGATTTTAGATTTTAGTTTTTGGTTTTTGATTTTTGCTTTTAAAAATAATAAAATGAAAATATTATTAAGAGTAAAAGAAAGAAAAAAATACTAGTCCTAGTCCTAGGTAATACTAAGTAAAACAAAAAAGGAAATATAGCTTATATGTATCAACAATATTTTTTTTTGTGATGACTAACTTCAAATAAAAAAATATATTTTATTTATATGTATAGGAGTAATTTATTTTACATCAGTTTATTATTAGATAAAAATAACATTCAAATATTATAATATTTTTATTACAATAAAGCTTTTTTTATGATTAGCATAGATGTAATTTACTATATTAAAAAAATGTGACCATCAGTTTATTATTTCGTAAAATATTATTCAAATATTGTTATAACTTTATTAAAACTAAACTGTGTTATAATAAGAATATGTAATATGCCTTACGTGTGACTTAAGTATTATATAGATGTGCTCATGAATTATTATTAGCAATCAAAAATGCCTTAGGTAAAGTGTCTTACGTTTTTTCCATAGTACCAAAATGCCTTACGTAAGTCAATTTGTAATAATGCATAAATGTAAAAAAGGGTTTTGGCAAGAAAACTAGGAAAAACTGGTTTTTGATTTTTGTTTAGAAATTGACAGTTATTTAAGAAACTAGTTTCCCTAGATTTTAGGAAAATCATTTTTCAAAAAACTTGATTGGATGAAAATTGGTTTTTGGAAAAACAAAAACCAAAAACTATTCTAAAAACTAGAAACAATCAACCTGTATGTGTCGAAGACAACGCGTTTACTTGGGTAGTAAATGGTTTGAAAACCATTATTCTTCTCCCACAACTATGTGAACTTTCCTTTGCTTATAAGAAGCCACTAGAGATGCCTATCATAAGCCTATAGGCTTTGAAAAGAAAATCATAGTTCGCTCCAAGTGACAACATTAGAAATAGCTGCTAGACGTTGTTCAACACTCTGTATTATATAGATTTCTCTGTTCTGGTTAGATTTTTGAACTCATTCTTAGTCTCTTGATTATCAAAAAATGTTTAACATTCTCTGCAGAGCGTCATCTAAAAGAAATGTGTTGCCTAGACTATCTGAGAATTTCTCTAGAATACTTACGTCTCGAAGTCCGCATCCATTAACTCAGACAGTGAGTTCCCCTGCCCTTTTGAGAGAAAAAACCACCATCTACAAGAGATCGGCATTTGGAAGAGATGAATTCATGTGGGAGTATTAATGTCAATGCCTCTATACGATTGGAAATGAAATAATTAAATTTGATATGTCAATTTTGCAAGGATACTTAATAGTTACATACCAAAACAAAATATGAAAAACATATACCTAATTGTTTTCTTTTACTATTATTGCGTAGATATCATAAATATAATCCACTTTTTATTAAAAAAATAAGTAAAAAATAAGAAAAAATATAGTAATAAATTTGAATATAATTTAGAAATAATTGAATCAAACCATAGAAATAATTGAATCAAACATTACATACATATATCTGAATATTTTGATTTAAACCAAACAAATAATATATTCTCACAAAGGAAGGTTTTGGTTTCTCGATGGCGAAGAAACTGGCAGTTTCAACGACCATCAAGAACTCGGAAAAGCGTCATACTTCAATACATCTTCTCAGCAGAAGAAGGAAACTCCTAGTCTGGTCCCTTGATAAGATGGATTGAAACCTTCTGGACTTTACTGAAAAAGAATGCGTCTGGAGCAGGGCTTGATGAGAGCAACGGTGGTGGTGGTGAGAGGGACAAGACAAAAGTAGGTAAATAAGCAGTATTTTCTGATTAGTTCGGTTCCTAACGTAAATATAAACTTCTTAGTACTGAAAAATAGTTTATGTTAATAGTATTGAAAAGGGACTGTATATCTCTGAACAAGCCACTTATTATAGTAGTATCGTAATGGTAATTATTATGCATTAGTAAATGTTTTTTAACAAGCTTAAGACTCCGCATATCAAAGCCAATAATATTATTGGCCAACAGTGTTGATCTCAGCTGCGCATAAAATTGTAATCAGTTTTACCAGCAATCCCTGATCCCTCAAGGCAATAACAGATTCCTTGTGAAGGAAATGCTGAATATATCATACTAATATAAGCTATTTGATTGGATTTAATCACGTTCCAAAATAAGAAGATTCAATCTCTAATATCATAAGGGTTAGGACATCAGCAGTCAAGGAATCTCTATGTATATATCTATGTATGTGTCATATATATATGTAAGATATGGACATGTAATAGGCTAATGAGTTTCAGGAATACTATCTAACAAAGGTCTCCAGCCTCTAAGACCCTCATCAGCAGCATCATCATCATGGCACAGATGTTGCTCAGCAAGACTTCTATAGACCATTTCGTGAACTGAACCTCCTTGAATCAGCTTCTCGAGCTCTTGCTTACTCACAACCATCTTCACTCTCACAACACCAGGACTCTTCTCCTTGGTGTTGTCACCACAATCTGTTAATCCATCTCCTTGTTTCTCTACCTCTGGAATTGCAAACCTGACTTTCTTCTTTGTCTTCTTATGCTTGACTGTGGTATTCTGCTTTGGCATGAGATAGTAGAAACGGCCACAGAGAAGCTTAGCTTGTGGATGAAGATGACAATTGTTGGACAGAGAATCAAAGAGAGAGTAGTGACCAGAGAACTGGGTGAGGATGTCATGAACATGCATGGGACCTCTGTATTCAACTACTTCTCCATCATTTCTCATAATTTTTATCACTTTCTTCTCCGCTACTATACAGTTCCCCATCTTTATATTTTTCCCTTACTTTGTGGTCTCTTTTGTGTAAATACGTCTTTTGAGATTTTTGTGGAGTTTTGGAGATTTGTCTGTTGTATATTTATAGAATTTGGGGATACGTAAATGCCTTTGTATTTTCGAATATTACGAAAAATGCCATTAACTTGGTAGGCCACTAGTATATGTCGTGGTGGGGTGTGGTCGGGCGCCGGGTGGTGCTCTCCTAGTTATATCTTTTTTAATTGGATCTCATATGGTCCATATCTATACTTTAGTAAACACATCTACACACACTTGTTTCTACTGTTGCAAACCATTTACAATGTAATAATAATTTGATATTTACAAAAAGACAAAGGTTATTTTTAGCGGAGGCTTTACCTATATCTAAAAGTAGAGCCACTAGGACCACCACAAAAGGAGCCGAAATGACTTTTAATGAGTGAATGTCATCTTCCAAATGCGAAGCACAACTTGTTTTCTATAATTATTCTTACATTGAATATTTACTTCTTTCTTTCAATTGCTAGCATGCGTATGTAATATCTTGAATTATTTTGGTATT
This sequence is a window from Brassica oleracea var. oleracea cultivar TO1000 chromosome C1, BOL, whole genome shotgun sequence. Protein-coding genes within it:
- the LOC106295310 gene encoding uncharacterized protein LOC106295310; this translates as MGNCIVAEKKVIKIMRNDGEVVEYRGPMHVHDILTQFSGHYSLFDSLSNNCHLHPQAKLLCGRFYYLMPKQNTTVKHKKTKKKVRFAIPEVEKQGDGLTDCGDNTKEKSPGVVRVKMVVSKQELEKLIQGGSVHEMVYRSLAEQHLCHDDDAADEGLRGWRPLLDSIPETH